The segment CCTGTTCACCAATTCTGAATCCTGAACCTGAACAAAGGGAGTACAACAGTACGCGTTGTTCAACATTTTATTATCGCGTCCAAGCAAGCAATATATATCGATGCAACCAAGAATGTGACCAAAACTCTGCATCACAAATTATTGTTTCTCAATCCAGGGCACGGTTGGCAGAATACATTATATTTCGACAGAAAACGGGTGCACACCCATTTTTTATACTTGGCAACAACAAGTGTCGTCAAGCTGGCCTGGCTTGGCAGGAATGCAGTGCACCTTAGGGTTGTCGTACCCTAGCCTTTGACAGTTCCATGTGCATAGCTGCTTGCCACATCGAGGGAGTGGATTGCACTCTCCTGGACACCATGTAGCGCAATTCATCAGAGTcggtacatatatatacataaatacgCGTAAAATGTAAATACGCAAATACGAACAAACAAACAATCTAATACTATGCATATGCGTGGTTGTAGAGATTATTACTTTGTGCATGGCTGGATGAGAATGCCATAGCCATGACAACAAGGGCTGCCAAGCACAGAGCCCTGGTATCCTTGTTGAGAAGCGCCATGAGGGAGTGGCAGCCCTTAGTTTTCTTGTGTATCGATCTGACTGCTTtgttttcctctctttttgtgCGAACGAAGTGTATATATTCTGACTGTTATTCTTATGTTTTGATGTGTTGTTGCATTGCCTCTATATATATCCATGCTTTGTATGTTTACTTGTTTTTCTGGCTGCTTGATGGGCTGTAGAAAACATAGCAAGGTATTACTGCACACCATTCTTTTCTCCGCTCTGTTAATGTTTACTTGTTCTGTTGTCCCAAGTGCAATGAACAATTTAGGCAGAATCTTATTTTGAATACATCGTAAACCATATTTTTATATGCCTTATATTTGCTGCTTTTTATGTTATTTATTGGCTGCTATGTTTTTGAAGAGGACATTATCTACTGATTAAGATGTGATTTATTGGGCTGACCTGTAGGGCTGGTTTGCTGTGATTGATTGAGTTGATAACTTGATATCCTCCCAGCACCCAATCCTTTCCCAAATTGGAGAGTTAATTCCTAGGTTTGTTTGCATCATTTGGTTGGATGGGCTTGGATTAAATCCGGATTCGCGTTGTATAACACGAGATTGATCCATGTGCTAACTAGGTTAGGCTACAAACACAATATAGATCGATCATACGAAATACAGATCCATGAGGCAAGTTACACAGAATTGATCTATCTTCAAGTGCACACTGATCAACACTGCGTGCGTCGTGTATAACGCAAGGATCTGCATGTGTCGGTCTCTGCAATGTATGATCGAGTTCGCGTTGTTTCTAGAAAGGCAACAAAAATCAATATTGTTCttagagagaaaattctgaagaCATTTCGGAGAGCGAATTTTACGAAGACCTGGCATCATTTGACATGAATAGACATCACTGCGATTTATTTCTATTGGTGATATAGCCTAGAGACAATCATAGATATGATTGTATCACGTTTATATTTTATGTACGTTTGAAATCTtagttttgaaaatatcaagAGCACATGAGCTTTACGCTAAATTTAGAGCCTATGAATTTTGGATAAAGtaagttgtcttccttgacacATCATAGAGGAAGGAGTAGTAGTAGATGTTGCCAAAGTAAAAACAGTCGACAATTGGAATCAATCAACTAATGTGATCAAAGGTTAAAGTTTTCTTGGACTGATAGGATACTACTATAGGGTCATATAAGGATTTTCTAAAATAGCAAGGCATATGATTGTTTCATTATGCCTATAGGCTCTTTTTATAATAAGTTATATATTGTACtctaaatattatattttaattgatgTATGTATCAGCTATTGATATACGAACTTATATGAGATACATAGAAACCCAAATATAGGTCCGATAACAACATTTCACCTTTAGACGTGTGGATACATAGAAACGTTATTGTTGTTGTATACGAGAGTGAGATGTTCTTCAAGGAACCGATGACGTGGCCCCCGTGTCGTCGATGTGCGATGCGACCTCGGCAGAGGTCCTGCTTCACGGTCCCGCGAACTTCCATCTGCGCCTCCGCTCTCCGGCTCCCGAAGCCAGACGAAGACGAAGGCCGCACACGAGACGCCCAATCCGGTCGGTTGGCCGTGTGAAGAATGTCAGGTCGCTAGCGCCCCGCTCGCGGCATGCAGAGGCATCAAGAAACAGAGCAGCAGTGGAGTGCTCTGTCCTTCGCCGTCGAGCCGGGTCGGCTCGTCTTATTCCACCGTGACGAATGACCATCTCGCGCGCGCCGTTCAGCGGAGGCGAGGGAGGCCGAGGCGCGCGCGATCTATGGCGCTGTCCTCGTACCTCAGCTTCTCGCCTCGCCACGGCCACGGCGAGCGCGCACTGGCAGGAACCGGCGACCCAGCTGACGCCTCCGGCAGTTGGCTACCATCCCTGCCATGATGAAGCGCATGCAACGAAAAGAAATAGGACGATGAGGAGGTAATGGGATCGAAAAGCTGGACGTGGAGGAGGCAGCCAGTCGCCGTCGCTGGCTTGCTCCGGtgctcgtcgccgtcgccggcgggagGCATCGCTCGTCGAGAGAAAGACTCTCAACGTGCGTACAGAGCTTAGATTTCATTCAGGCTCCTTCCTAACCGTTAGCATATGTGCAGTTGCATACATGTGAATTGGTAACTAGTGTGTAAATTAATCATCTGTTCACGAATCAAACAAGAACTTATACACAAGGCACACCACCACCGAAAGATCGCTGTCAATATTACAGTAGAACAGCATGTAAATCAATCTTCTATAGCTGCAAATGTTCCCTTAATTGGACGTGTCTCTTAGTGCTTGACCACCTCGCCATTTTTGAGTCACCATCGACCCATGCAGCCAAAGAAGTAGCCCTTGAACTTGCTCCTCCCCTGCTGTTGAAGCCAaattaaataaaagaaaaaaattgcaggTCAATAAATTAATCCTGACAGTTTAATTAGCATGACAACAGCACATTCAAGCATGCTCAGCAGAAGCCCCTGTTCAATTCACTGGAGCCAGCTAACAAAAGAAAATGTCAAAAACTGCGAGATAAGTCTCACGATGCAGAGGCCGGAAAGTTTATTTTGCTGTCTAGAAAATTTAAGATAAGCATCTACAAATTAAGcgaagaagagggagaggagacagaggagaggaggaggaagaaagaaccCCTATAATTTGTACCGATAATAAACATAATCATTAGAAATTAGCATGTTCTTCTTTGAGTAAAACAAGAGGTGGCATAGAGTGCATATGTATCTTCCCTAGAAATCTCCCCATAAAGTGTCTTGGGATTATCGGTACAACTGTATCATTGCTCAATGCTCAGAGTAATACGTGTTGATTTCTACTCTCTTTTGaacgataaaaaaaaatgctgtGTTCTACTCTGATCAACAAATTCCAGCAAAGAGTACAGGAAATGCAGAGCTAGCTCAACATTTCTAGTCCATTTGTGATACCATAAGTTCAGAGCTGCGATCGAAAAGGTGATATATGTCAGCTGACCTTGGGAGCTGCGCGGCCCGGCCGGAGCGGAAGGCGGGCCTCGGTGGCATCGCTGTGCTGGCGGCGGTGCCGGCGTCGTTCGCGGTcctcgctgccgccgccgccagccgccGGGGAGCGCTGCTGCTCTTCGTCTTCCCAGCCGCCGGCGAAGCTGGACCAGGAGAGCGCCTTCCTGCGCTGCATCCTGGCGGCGCGGATCTTGGAGAAGTCGAGCGAGTAGTCCGGCAGCGCGCCGCCTTCCCACCCCCCGAACGCCGGCACCGACGCCCGCTGCCGCTGCTCCCCGGCCTGCATGAAATTACACACACATATCCTCTACATGTTACACCTGCGATCCTTGGAGATGAGCGCAGAAATGGAAGGTATCACAAGTTGCACCGGCTCTCACCTCCATTCGGCTCTCcctcgatgatgaactcaaggtcagaggagaggagaggagagaagaaagcTGCTTGTTGCAGAGCAGGCTGGAGATTACAGCAAGTCTAACAAATTTATATCTGGCGGTTTAGCAAGAAACTAGCTGATGAAAGCAATGGCCATGGCCACGTCTCCGGCACAGCACCGCGTGATTTGTGTGTTCTTGGCGCCAGCGCGAGCTGTCTCGGCGTTGGATATGGCCTGTGCTAATCGAGCACAGGCGTGATTTCCTATTTGTTTACGCTTATTTCGGATCATAACGAGAACATGCCCAGCGTGTAATGCTTGTTTGCGCATCAAATCGATCACAGTTGTTTCTTAAGTAGTATTTTTCTTGGTTTCTATATTCTGCCAACGAGCTGTGCTGACAAGGACAGTACAGGTTTATATGCATTCCCAGTTATTACTACTGCTCCATCTAGTAGTAAAAACATGACATTTTAGATAAAATTTTATCAAACTTTCAAAACTGTGACtaacaataatttttaaaatatttaatttgaaaatattaaaattatatgtgtaaattTGTTTTAATACTGTGTAAATTTGTTTTCTGGTCTATGCTTGTTCTCACTCCCAACGAGATTTACAAGAAAAAGATGTGAGTAGAGAAACCCACTGAGGATTCATTTTGCTGCGTCTCGATGTACGTCGGCATATATAATCCGTGACGTTCCGAGTAGTATTTGCAAGATCAATTTGTTTGGACGTACGTACTAATGAACAATGATGATTTCACGTGAAACCGTACCAAAAAGTTTCCAATTTTGACTACGTGCATTCTAAAACGACGACAATTTGAGACCGGACGACCAAAATTCTGCAAGAAAATGAGCAGCGACTCAGCAAGCAAGGAACCGGCTGGCACCGATAACTTATCTGCCGGACCCGTTTGCATGTGACAAGTGGATGGTCGCCGGTGGCCGCGGACGGAGCTCCGGCCGATTCCATGGAGGGCCACACGCTCGGTCCCGCCTGGCTCCGTCGGCGAACCTAGGCCACCAGAATTCTCTCACCCAATTtgatgtaaaaaaaaagaacttctCGCCCAATTTGTGCTAAGGCACTCATACTACACATACAAATGCTGGTGAGACTTTTTGAACCATGTAAGTACTATGGGTCTATTTAGCAGATCTTTTAGATGAGTTTCTAAAATGAAACAAGCTCTGTTATATAGTTTTCAGTTTTTATAGTAATTTTATATAagtgattttttgaaataaattagACGTTGAAAACTAAAAAATTCACCTT is part of the Phragmites australis chromosome 12, lpPhrAust1.1, whole genome shotgun sequence genome and harbors:
- the LOC133887234 gene encoding uncharacterized protein LOC133887234 isoform X2, translating into MEAGEQRQRASVPAFGGWEGGALPDYSLDFSKIRAARMQRRKALSWSSFAGGWEDEEQQRSPAAGGGGSEDRERRRHRRQHSDATEARLPLRPGRAAPKGRSKFKGYFFGCMGRW
- the LOC133887234 gene encoding uncharacterized protein LOC133887234 isoform X1, which gives rise to MEAGEQRQRASVPAFGGWEGGALPDYSLDFSKIRAARMQRRKALSWSSFAGGWEDEEQQRSPAAGGGGSEDRERRRHRRQHSDATEARLPLRPGRAAPKQGRSKFKGYFFGCMGRW